The Thunnus maccoyii chromosome 9, fThuMac1.1, whole genome shotgun sequence genome includes a region encoding these proteins:
- the tet3 gene encoding methylcytosine dioxygenase TET3 isoform X3 — MPRPRAGRSPPQQDIYDFSMDAVEAQSLPMHRKSLEKTSPLSKYIETEHQQAGLFSLSPCDASMDTSVDLQKKRRKKCGACTPCLRKENCGTCANCLNRKTGKQICKLRKCDELKRRQSNWEVSETVCKVTSVDGPRSGGQMEIGSHDRLQEGALSLELANGVSRYPNDDEASMETEQQRAGSVPPRQCWVPGHGKVSDTQQHQPCWNPSSSTTPGEPVHHADMEDAHNLVAFSAIAGSLPPSSSSSCLVVQSNTAQLYENFTRDMGAKGAQARLSAGAPEGSCQPPEDLNALQTALSQAKHGHKPPNCNCDGPDCPDYLEWLEKKIKLATSEDQGTCKMADAPPHSQPHLQQPHLQHHPQSYPQVNGGHRLSTSYPQQQQGTRGPRPDQVPCLKPPIPCSPQVLSIAKEKNISLQTAIAIEALTQLSGTGPQAAGSPGQPPYNSNLHHHQHTQNLPSQPPNGTSLIPSSPGTYSSSSRSQSVPPGLHTSQQAPVPCEHHRPQSQGQPPHAAPLPSSTSPFPGQGKPPSFSPNPQQWQQGSGRGSEQRNPWMCMKSEPQSHYAAAPHSSSDPMSELKQLLGDTSGKFSNAPFKLPVRQQLSLNQNGGIQVQDNPALARIKRESDSGEHYHHTASMGHYGMANGQQQGQHYPGTPLSPGQASISHSTQAALQQHLHYKRNLFSNHSSGFGAPGPGAHTACQNLKKWWPQMEVEGLSHLVKQEPKEPKKKKSQGSPNIKPMSEMLTGPPLPKPKQIIIKKTKQKASMPTFLPQTQITIQKPSVLMMDRAPALTSLQISSLPPPPHHSNSTQAAAAGLPAPAQSQVSISNSSMTPSSTVSALSENTPALMGPLPPPVATVAHAKPEGVGSMASSNTSTTAPLTSTSPSSTSQLPSLVNIDPKYEELIRQFEAEFGDSVADVPVSQPTEETATAPQLKNQSQTSPQDLSPTSTPTSQSAPLILTTQASSTTHSDDQEMEINKDESGTQIETTSYQASTEIPKEEQHKGPPNVSLLQEAILDKQQQPRVLEDTFSMPCSPLPKRMKIEATGDVAILSTTCYSEEDTPTKDSLPSSPSLRGFLESPLRYLDSPTKSLLDTPSKDLQAEFPTCTCVEQILEKDEGPYYNHLGSGPTVASIRNLMETRYGEKGDAIRIEKVVYTGKEGKSSRGCPIAKWVIRRGSETEKLLCLVRQRAGHHCANAVIIILIMAWEGVPRSLADRLYHELSDTLTKYGNPTSRRCGLNDDRTCACQGKDPDSCGASFSFGCSWSMYFNGCKYARSKTPRKFRLQGDRPEEEDKLRDHFQHLATEVAPLYKQLAPQAYSNQCQSESKAPECRLGLKEGRPFSGVTACMDFCAHAHKDQHNLYNGCTVVCTLTKEDNRVVGEIPDDEQLHVLPLYKVSLTDEFGSEEAQRLKMQTGAIQVLQAFRREVRKLPEPAKSCRQRRLEAKKAASEKKKSKLLQQTGGTPEKTLVKAEVCITGPPQHQGNKAIIKQEVKPNIKKEPFNGSIDGYPVQAADPFNNIYPHPAYYARGGLPPTGQPSAADPVNGYHHNLPTMHYGYYNYPPNALFPPKLRTYEGRNGSKAVQVDKKPDIQSLQSIQARLAQSYPGHPEQTNQTNHGTYTQPPNYNQSRPSSVSSETSNRGTPVIKQEPIDVPVYEGTVPSQAGANTPSSTPQPAAWPGHKLNGNIIPTSWDSHLNPKQNPEASSVNPDKQQFHQHPQQRQPSPYPQQWTSYPGSNTPMASPAPSPSLQVPLSPSPSPHLGTALPGNIHQGSPRPPTPRPSTPHPGTPQPGTSHSGSVTPQPGTPRHWASPAPSHQMNAWAMGPAAYSPGLKHSNPAGAYADKIWSKTGESRCSTPLGLQEKAWRSCGGSVAGSTLSPAPEGRLFPDALQQSDQACWDPSRAESDVESTRGREEDEDEVWSDSEHNFLDPNIGGVAVAPAHGSILIECARRELHATTPLKRPDRSHPTRISLVFYQHKNLNQPMHGLALWEAKMKLLAERALQRQQEAALLGLSQEDIKALSKKRKWGATVAGASPGPGQSKDKREGPVTRLAPTFHTTSMVTVSPYAFTRLTGPYSHYV; from the exons ACTGTTTGCAAAGTCACTTCAGTGGATGGCCCCAGAAGTGGAGGCCAGATGGAAATTGGGTCACATGACCGCCTCCAGGAAGGCGCGCTGAGCCTGGAACTGGCCAATGGGGTGAGTCGCTACCCTAATGATGATGAGGCATCTATggaaacagagcagcagagagcaggaagcGTGCCTCCAAGGCAGTGCTGGGTGCCAGGACATGGCAAGGTCAGTGACACCCAACAACACCAACCATGTTGGAACCCCAGCAGTAGTACAACCCCTGGTGAACCTGTCCACCATGCAGACATGGAAGATGCCCACAATCTGGTGGCTTTTTCTGCTATTGCTGGCTCCTtgcctccttcttcctcctcttcctgcctCGTTGTGCAGTCTAACACAGCCCAGCTGTATGAGAACTTCACCCGGGATATGGGTGCTAAGGGGGCTCAGGCCAGACTCTCTGCGGGGGCTCCTGAGGGAAGCTGCCAACCTCCAGAAGACCTGAACGCCCTACAGACAGCACTGAGCCAAGCCAAACATGGACATAAACCCCCTAACTGCAACTGTGATGGGCCTGACTGTCCAGACTACCTTGAGTGGCTGGAGAAGAAGATTAAGTTGGCAACCAGTGAGGATCAAGGTACCTGCAAAATGGCTGATGCTCCCCCACATTCACAGCCTCACCTACAACAACCCCATTTGCAGCATCACCCTCAGTCCTATCCCCAGGTGAATGGTGGCCACCGCCTGTCTACTTCATACCCCCAGCAGCAACAAGGAACTCGAGGTCCTCGCCCAGACCAAGTGCCCTGCCTGAAACCCCCAATTCCCTGTTCTCCCCAGGTGCTCTCCATAGCCAAGGAAAAGAACATCAGTCTTCAGACAGCCATTGCCATAGAAGCCCTGACCCAATTATCTGGTACTGGTCCGCAAGCTGCTGGCTCTCCAGGTCAACCCCCCTATAATAGTAACCTCCATCACCACCAACATACCCAGAACCTCCCATCTCAGCCCCCAAATGGCACTAGCTTGATCCCGTCCTCTCCTGGCACCTACTCATCCTCCTCACGCTCTCAATCCGTCCCTCCAGGACTACACACCAGCCAGCAGGCTCCAGTGCCCTGTGAGCACCACAGGCCCCAGTCACAGGGCCAGCCTCCCCATGCTGCCCCTCTCCCATCCTCTACCTCTCCCTTTCCAGGTCAGGGAAAACCTCCAAGCTTCAGCCCTAATCCCCAGCAGTGGCAGCAAGGCTCAGGCAGAGGCTCTGAACAGAGGAACCCATGGATGTGTATGAAGTCTGAGCCCCAGTCTCACTATGCTGCTGCACCTCACAGTAGTTCAGACCCCATGTCAGAGCTCAAGCAGCTGCTTGGTGACACCAGTGGCAAGTTCAGCAATGCTCCTTTCAAGCTTCcagtcagacagcagctcagcttGAACCAGAATGGAGGTATCCAGGTCCAGGACAACCCAGCATTGGCCAGGATAAAGCGAGAGTCAGACTCTGGTGAGCACtaccatcacactgcctccatgGGACATTACGGCATGGCTAATGGTCAGCAGCAGGGTCAACACTACCCTGGCACTCCCCTTTCCCCTGGCCAAGCATCCATCAGCCACTCCACTCAGGCAGCTCTGCAACAGCACCTTCACTACAAGAGGAACCTCTTCTCTAACCACTCCTCTGGCTTTGGAGCACCAGGCCCAGGTGCACATACGGCTTGCcaaaacttgaaaaaatggTGGCCACAGATGGAGGTAGAAGGTTTGTCACATCTAGTCAAACAGGAGCCCAAGGAacccaagaagaaaaaaagccaaGGATCTCCTAACATAAAACCCATGAGTGAAATGCTTACAGGCCCTCCCCTGCCCAAACCCAAACAGATAATCATCAAGAAGACCAAGCAGAAAGCCTCCATGCCAACCTTCCTGCCTCAAACTCAGATCACCATACAAAAACCATCAGTCCTCATGATGGACAGAGCCCCGGCCCTGACCAGTCTGCAAATAAGTTCTCTTCCCCCTCCGCCCCACCACAGTAACTCcactcaggctgctgctgcaggccTCCCTGCCCCAGCCCAATCTCAGGTATCCATTTCCAATTCCTCAATGACTCCCTCTTCCACTGTTTCTGCTTTGTCAGAAAACACTCCAGCCCTCATGGGCCCTCTGCCCCCACCTGTGGCCACTGTAGCCCATGCTAAGCCAGAGGGAGTGGGCAGCATGGCCTCCAGTAACACCAGCACCACCGCACCTCTGACCTCCACATCTCCATCCAGCACCTCACAATTACCGAGTCTTGTCAACATAGACCCGAAGTACGAAGAACTGATCCGCCAGTTTGAGGCTGAATTTGGGGACTCAGTTGCAGATGTACCTGTCAGTCAGCCCACGGAAGAGACTGCTACGGCTCCTCAGTTGAAGAATCAGTCCCAGACCAGTCCTCAGGACCTCAGTCCCACATCAACACCCACCTCCCAGTCTGCTCCCTTAATTCTCACCACTCAAGCCAGCTCCACAACTCATTCAGATGATCAGGAGATGGAAATTAACAAAGATGAGTCAGGGACTCAAATTGAAACAACCTCGTACCAGGCATCCACAGAAATCCCAAAGGAGGAGCAGCATAAAGGCCCTCCCAATGTCTCTCTCCTTCAGGAGGCCATCCTGGACAAGCAGCAACAACCCCGTGTGTTAGAGGATACGTTCAGCATGCCATGTTCCCCGCTGCCTAAACGCATGAAGATCGAAGCCACGGGTGATGTAGCTATACTTTCCACCACATGCTATTCTGAGGAGGACACACCCACTAAGGACAGTTTgccctcctctccatctctcagaGGCTTCCTAGAGTCTCCTCTGCGCTACCTGGACAGCCCTACCAAGAGCTTGCTGGATACTCCTTCCAAGGATCTACAGGCAGAATTCCCCACATGCACCTGCGTGG AACAAATCCTGGAGAAAGATGAAGGGCCTTACTACAATCACTTGGGATCTGGACCCACTGTAGCCTCCATAAGAAACCTGATGGAGACAAG GTATGGAGAGAAGGGGGATGCAATCCGGATTGAGAAGGTGGTGTACACGGGCAAAGAAGGAAAGAGCTCACGAGGATGCCCTATTGCTAAGTGG GTGATTCGTCGTGGCAGTGAGACAGAGAAGCTGCTGTGTCTGGTGCGTCAGCGTGCAGGCCACCACTGTGCCAACgctgtcatcatcatcctcattatGGCCTGGGAAGGTGTCCCGAGGTCCCTGGCTGACAGGCTGTACCATGAGCTTAGTGACACCCTCACCAAATATGGCAACCCCACCAGTCGACGCTGTGGCCTCAATGATGA TCGTACCTGTGCGTGTCAAGGCAAGGACCCTGACAGTTGTGGTGCTTCTTTTTCCTTTGGCTGCTCCTGGAGTATGTACTTTAATGGCTGTAAGTACGCCCGAAGCAAAACGCCGCGCAAGTTCAGGCTACAAGGAGATCGCCCTGAAGAG GAGGACAAACTCAGGGATCACTTCCAGCATCTGGCAACTGAGGTGGCTCCTTTGTATAAGCAGCTGGCCCCACAGGCCTACAGTAACCAG TGCCAGTCAGAGTCCAAAGCTCCAGAATGCAGACTGGGTTTGAAGGAGGGCCGGCCGTTCTCTGGAGTCACTGCTTGCATGGACTTCTGCGCCCACGCTCATAAGGACCAGCACAACCTCTACAATGGTTGCACAGTG gTGTGTACTTTAACTAAGGAGGACAACCGTGTTGTGGGGGAGATCCCTGACGATGAACAGCTCCATGTGTTGCCTCTTTACAAGGTGTCCCTCACTGATGAGTTTGGCAGTGAAGAGGCCCAGCGCCTCAAGATGCAGACAGGAGCCATCCAGGTGCTTCAGGCTTTCCGCCGAGAAGTACGGAAGTTGCCCGAACCTGCCAAGTCCTGCCGACAACGCCGTCTGGAGGCCAAGAAGGCTGcctcagagaagaagaaaagcaaactCCTGCAGCAGACGGGGGGGACACCAGAGAAAACATTGGTCAAGGCTGAGGTCTGCATCACCGGTCCcccacaacaccaaggcaatAAAG CAATTATAAAACAAGAGGTGAAGCCCAACATCAAGAAGGAGCCCTTCAATGGATCAATAGATGGATACCCTGTGCAGGCAGCAGACCCATTCAACAACATCTATCCACACCCTGCCTACTATGCAAGGGGAGGCCTCCCCCCAACTGGCCAGCCCTCTGCAGCAGACCCAGTAAACGGTTACCACCACAATCTGCCCACGATGCACTATGGCTACTACAACTACCCCCCCAATGCACTTTTCCCCCCTAAGCTGAGGACCTATGAGGGTCGAAATGGCAGTAAGGCTGTCCAGGTAGACAAGAAACCTGACATTCAGAGTCTTCAAAGCATTCAAGCCAGACTGGCTCAGTCCTATCCCGGCCACCCAGAGCAAACCAACCAAACAAATCATGGCACTTACACCCAGCCTCCCAACTACAACCAGTCCCGtccttcctctgtctcctctgagACCTCCAACAGAGGCACTCCAGTCATCAAACAGGAGCCTATAGATGTGCCAGTCTATGAAGGCACGGTGCCAAGCCAGGCTGGTGCCAACACACCTAGCTCCACCCCCCAGCCTGCTGCGTGGCCAGGGCACAAGCTTAATGGAAATATTATTCCCACAAGCTGGGACAGCCATCTAAATCCTAAACAAAACCCTGAAGCCTCATCAGTGAACCCAGACAAGCAGCAGTTTCACCAGCATCCCCAGCAGCGGCAGCCCTCTCCTTACCCCCAACAGTGGACATCCTACCCTGGCTCAAATACCCCGATGGCTTCCCCTGCCCCTTCACCATCCCTTCAGGtacctctctctccatctccctctcctcACCTAGGCACAGCACTCCCAGGTAACATACACCAAGGCTCCCCACGCCCTCCCACCCCACGCCCAAGCACCCCTCACCCAGGTACACCACAGCCTGGTACCTCTCACTCAGGCTCAGTTACACCACAGCCAGGCACCCCCAGGCACTGGGCCAGCCCTGCTCCTAGCCACCAGATGAATGCGTGGGCTATGGGGCCTGCAGCATATAGCCCTGGTTTGAAGCACAGCAATCCTGCAGGAGCCTATGCTGACAAGATCTGGTCCAAAACTGGTGAGAGTCGGTGTTCTACTCCCCTTGGGCTCCAAGAGAAGGCCTGGAGGTCTTGTGGAGGTTCAGTGGCAGGCAGTACCCTGTCCCCTGCCCCTGAGGGCCGCCTCTTCCCAGATGCCCTGCAGCAGTCAGATCAGGCCTGCTGGGACCCCAGCCGAGCTGAGAGTGATGTTGAGAGCACCAGGGGTCGtgaagaggatgaggatgaggtgTGGTCTGACAGCGAGCACAACTTCCTGGATCCCAACATTGGTGGTGTAGCAGTAGCACCAGCCCATGGCTCCATCCTGATTGAATGTGCGCGTCGGGAACTACATGCCACCACTCCACTCAAAAGGCCTGATCGTTCCCACCCCACCCGCATCTCCCTGGTCTTCTACCAGCACAAGAACCTCAACCAGCCCATGCATGGCCTGGCTCTGTGGGAGGCCAAAATGAAGCTACTGGCAGAGCGAGCACTCCAGAGGCAGCAGGAAGCAGCTCTCCTTGGCCTCTCGCAGGAAGACATCAAGGCCCTCAGCAAGAAACGCAAATGGGGTGCTACAGTGGCAGGGGCCAGTCCAGGACCTGGACAATCAAAAGACAAGAGGGAGGGGCCAGTGACGCGGTTAGCCCCCACGTTCCACACCACCTCTATGGTTACTGTGTCTCCCTATGCCTTCACCCGCCTCACTGGGCCCTACAGCCACTATGtctga